The following proteins are co-located in the Rhodococcus opacus B4 genome:
- a CDS encoding MarR family winged helix-turn-helix transcriptional regulator codes for MSELPPFSPTVTLLTVGRVWEAAFAEALKPLGLTTRKYGLLGHVRGTPGISFSELARRSRITVQSAHTAVAAFVEAGFVDDATAHAGSASTLRITAEGESLLARAAEVVTRLDAEFAVQHPELTEALRAHMLRVMSATD; via the coding sequence ATGTCTGAGCTGCCGCCCTTCAGTCCCACGGTCACGTTGCTCACGGTGGGCCGGGTGTGGGAGGCCGCGTTCGCCGAGGCACTGAAGCCGCTCGGGTTGACCACCCGCAAGTACGGATTGTTGGGGCACGTCCGCGGAACGCCGGGTATCTCGTTCAGTGAGCTCGCCCGGCGGTCGCGGATCACGGTGCAGAGCGCCCACACGGCGGTCGCGGCGTTCGTCGAGGCCGGGTTCGTCGACGACGCGACGGCGCACGCAGGGTCGGCATCCACGCTGCGCATTACGGCGGAGGGTGAGTCGCTGCTGGCCCGGGCCGCGGAGGTGGTGACCCGCCTCGACGCGGAGTTCGCCGTCCAGCATCCCGAGCTGACCGAGGCGTTGCGGGCGCACATGCTGCGGGTGATGTCGGCCACCGACTGA
- a CDS encoding secondary thiamine-phosphate synthase enzyme YjbQ — MFSTEIEVRTGAEPVVYDLTREIEKFLASTGARDGLLHVWVPHATAGIAVIETGAGSDDDLLRAIDDVLPRDDRWTHRHGSHGHGRDHVLPAFLPPYASVPVFDGALSTGTWQSVCLVDTNVDNPVRKVRFSFLAG, encoded by the coding sequence ATGTTCAGTACCGAGATCGAGGTCCGCACCGGAGCCGAACCGGTGGTGTACGACCTGACGCGTGAGATCGAGAAGTTCCTCGCCTCGACGGGCGCCAGGGACGGCCTGCTGCACGTCTGGGTGCCGCACGCCACTGCGGGAATCGCCGTCATCGAGACCGGCGCCGGGAGCGACGACGACCTCCTGCGAGCAATTGACGACGTCCTTCCCCGCGACGACCGGTGGACGCACCGGCACGGCAGCCACGGGCACGGCCGCGACCACGTGCTGCCCGCGTTCCTGCCGCCGTATGCGTCCGTGCCCGTCTTCGACGGAGCACTCTCGACGGGGACGTGGCAGTCCGTGTGCCTCGTCGACACGAATGTCGACAACCCGGTACGTAAGGTGCGCTTCAGTTTCCTCGCAGGCTGA
- a CDS encoding TetR family transcriptional regulator: MTRSEVFPVPPDLPVGPPGLRERRREQTNVEISETSLTLFERKGVEATTVGEIAQAAGVSQRTFFRYFATKEEAALRDHWAFESVVASRLDQLDADISPRLALETSFAAALVTYSDSSSLPCRRLLRVNRLIKKEPALRAVLARESVRRTAALVDVVSTKFDCSDLQVRLAVDVSVAVLRVALETWVDNSSTDEAASLPEIYSSAREFARA, translated from the coding sequence ATGACCAGATCCGAAGTGTTCCCCGTGCCGCCTGACCTGCCCGTTGGCCCGCCTGGGCTGCGGGAGCGGCGACGCGAGCAGACGAACGTGGAGATCAGCGAGACTTCGCTCACACTGTTCGAGCGCAAGGGTGTCGAGGCCACCACCGTCGGGGAGATCGCGCAAGCGGCGGGAGTGTCGCAGCGCACGTTCTTTCGATACTTCGCCACCAAGGAAGAGGCGGCCCTCCGGGATCACTGGGCCTTCGAGTCGGTCGTGGCGTCACGGCTCGACCAACTCGACGCGGACATCTCTCCGAGGCTCGCGTTGGAAACGTCGTTCGCGGCCGCACTGGTGACGTACTCGGACAGCTCGTCGTTACCGTGCCGGCGACTGTTGCGGGTGAACAGGCTCATCAAGAAGGAACCGGCGCTGCGTGCCGTCCTGGCGCGCGAAAGTGTACGGCGGACAGCGGCTCTGGTCGACGTCGTGTCGACGAAATTCGACTGCTCCGACTTGCAGGTGCGGCTCGCGGTCGACGTCTCGGTCGCCGTGCTCCGGGTGGCACTCGAAACGTGGGTGGATAATTCGTCCACCGACGAGGCGGCGAGTCTCCCGGAAATCTATTCCTCGGCAAGGGAATTCGCGCGCGCGTAA
- a CDS encoding CarD family transcriptional regulator produces MNLNIGDIFLYPHHGSVTVTKLTTRMFKDLPTEYVQFEVAQTGLSIEIPVAKAEALGVRNAISNDEVERVFDILRGPTVDDPSNWSRRYKANQEKLTVGGIFTVSEVIRDLMTRAQEKPLSAGEKRQLEHAMQLVISELVLAMKSDPDDTRRRIEEIYEPASTAAAATV; encoded by the coding sequence ATGAATCTCAATATCGGTGACATCTTCCTGTACCCGCACCACGGGTCCGTGACCGTCACAAAGCTCACAACCCGGATGTTCAAAGATTTGCCCACCGAATACGTACAGTTCGAAGTCGCTCAGACCGGGCTGTCCATCGAGATCCCGGTAGCGAAGGCCGAAGCGCTCGGCGTGCGGAACGCGATCAGCAACGACGAAGTCGAGCGAGTCTTCGACATCCTGCGCGGACCGACCGTCGACGACCCGTCCAACTGGTCCCGGCGGTACAAGGCCAACCAGGAAAAGCTGACAGTGGGTGGAATCTTCACGGTCAGTGAAGTCATTCGCGATCTGATGACCCGTGCACAGGAGAAGCCGCTGTCGGCCGGCGAGAAGCGGCAGCTCGAGCACGCGATGCAGCTCGTCATCTCGGAACTCGTCCTCGCGATGAAGTCCGACCCGGACGACACTCGGCGCCGCATCGAAGAGATCTACGAACCCGCCTCTACCGCGGCCGCCGCCACAGTCTGA
- a CDS encoding glycine-rich protein — translation MTANLVRSRRRWYTTGMCGLAVVGASGLLAPSVAVAAPAVLPAGCVQGAGTQVTCTFTFTGSAQSFTVPEGITSLTVTATGGRGGNGDGPLAGGAAAVATGQLTVAAGDALYIQVGGNGGDGTGAAGYNGGGAGGEGASGGGGASDVRTGSGELADRQIVASGGGGAGDTYIGGGGNLMGAAGQAGGGGGGGGGATDAAGGVGGNGGSDPHGSPGEAGVGGAAAGPSGGGGGGWFGGGGGTDNYGGGGGGGGSSYAPGGTFAAAAADAAPTVIITYGAGSGTGSLGNLFGSS, via the coding sequence TTGACCGCAAATCTCGTTCGATCACGCCGCCGGTGGTACACGACCGGAATGTGTGGCCTCGCCGTAGTCGGTGCCTCGGGGCTGCTCGCCCCCAGCGTCGCGGTTGCCGCGCCGGCGGTGTTGCCTGCCGGCTGCGTCCAGGGCGCCGGAACCCAGGTGACCTGCACGTTCACGTTCACCGGCAGCGCGCAGTCGTTCACGGTTCCCGAGGGGATCACCAGTCTGACGGTGACGGCGACGGGCGGACGGGGTGGCAACGGCGACGGACCCCTGGCGGGCGGCGCCGCAGCCGTCGCCACCGGACAGCTGACGGTTGCCGCGGGTGACGCGCTGTACATCCAGGTCGGCGGCAACGGCGGCGACGGAACGGGAGCGGCCGGATACAACGGCGGCGGAGCAGGCGGTGAGGGAGCGAGCGGCGGAGGCGGCGCGTCCGATGTGCGCACCGGGTCGGGCGAGCTGGCGGATCGGCAGATCGTCGCCTCGGGCGGCGGCGGTGCGGGCGACACCTACATCGGTGGCGGCGGCAACCTCATGGGAGCTGCAGGTCAGGCCGGTGGCGGGGGAGGCGGTGGCGGCGGCGCCACGGACGCGGCCGGCGGCGTGGGAGGTAACGGTGGCAGCGACCCGCATGGCTCCCCGGGTGAGGCCGGCGTCGGCGGCGCGGCCGCAGGTCCCAGCGGCGGTGGCGGCGGTGGATGGTTCGGCGGCGGAGGCGGTACCGACAACTACGGCGGTGGCGGAGGCGGCGGCGGATCGTCGTACGCGCCCGGCGGGACCTTCGCGGCCGCTGCGGCGGACGCGGCACCGACCGTAATCATCACGTACGGGGCCGGATCGGGAACAGGATCGCTCGGAAACCTGTTCGGCAGTAGCTGA
- a CDS encoding MBL fold metallo-hydrolase, with protein MNDAAPIGDGIFQIPVPITDNPLGHTLVYAMESPGGLILVDAGWDDDNAWKGLTSGLEAIGHSVKDVEGVVLTHFHPDHTGLCGRVREASGAWIAMHESDHEMFEHMSTGHGPEWLDFQKANMTRAGAGPADLEAFEKAASGKPPAGPESAPDRVLVDDELIALVGRNLRAVYTPGHTPGHVCFYLEDADVMFTGDHVLQKTTPHVGNFVYPLEERDGLAEFMDSLRRVQTMDITRGLGAHGIPIDDVAGRAGELIEHHEERLDHLYKAFGDDKITVWQVAERMKWYKPWADISPMGKGMALSEAAAHLRHLVARDLVAQVPDSEPAVFARR; from the coding sequence ATGAACGACGCGGCACCGATCGGAGACGGGATCTTCCAGATTCCGGTCCCGATCACGGACAATCCCCTCGGTCACACACTCGTGTACGCGATGGAATCCCCCGGCGGCCTGATTCTCGTCGACGCAGGCTGGGACGACGACAACGCCTGGAAGGGCCTCACCTCCGGGCTCGAGGCGATCGGGCACTCGGTGAAGGACGTAGAAGGCGTCGTCCTCACTCACTTCCACCCCGACCACACGGGCCTGTGCGGGCGGGTCCGGGAGGCGTCGGGTGCGTGGATCGCCATGCACGAATCCGATCACGAGATGTTCGAGCACATGTCGACCGGTCACGGTCCCGAGTGGCTGGACTTCCAGAAGGCCAACATGACGCGCGCCGGCGCCGGCCCCGCAGACCTCGAGGCCTTCGAGAAAGCCGCGAGCGGCAAGCCGCCGGCGGGTCCCGAGTCGGCCCCCGACCGTGTTCTCGTCGACGACGAACTCATCGCTCTCGTCGGCCGCAACCTGCGCGCCGTCTACACCCCGGGTCACACCCCCGGACACGTCTGCTTCTACCTCGAAGACGCCGACGTGATGTTCACCGGCGACCACGTCCTGCAGAAGACGACACCGCACGTCGGCAACTTCGTCTACCCGCTCGAGGAGCGCGACGGTCTGGCCGAATTCATGGACTCGCTGCGCCGCGTGCAGACCATGGACATCACCCGCGGCCTCGGCGCCCACGGCATCCCCATCGACGATGTCGCGGGCCGCGCCGGCGAACTGATCGAGCACCACGAAGAGCGACTCGACCACCTGTACAAGGCTTTCGGCGACGACAAGATCACCGTGTGGCAGGTCGCCGAGCGCATGAAGTGGTACAAGCCGTGGGCCGACATCTCCCCCATGGGCAAGGGCATGGCGCTGTCCGAAGCAGCGGCCCACCTTCGGCACCTCGTCGCCCGCGACCTCGTCGCCCAGGTCCCCGACAGCGAGCCCGCCGTCTTCGCTCGCCGCTGA
- a CDS encoding DNA polymerase IV, whose translation MSTPPRRRWVLHVDLDQFIAAVEVLRHPELRGLPVVVGGRGDPTERAVVSTASYEAREFGVGSGMPMRIAARKIPDAVFLPVDAEAYTEVSGVVMDTLRKLDVVVEVMGWDEAFLGVETDDPEAFARGVHDAVLDATGLHCSVGIGDNKLRAKIATDFGKPQGVYRLTEENWFDVMGERPTDALWGIGKKTAKKLAALGIGTVRELADASDQELAATLGPTMGPWYARIGRGIDHSPVSAEPWVARSHSRETTFQQNLAGREAVTEEIRRLAARVREDILAENRKAVRVALKVRYAPFDTHTTSKPLPEPTFDPDVIADAAAALVDRLDLDREVRLLGVRLEMTPPT comes from the coding sequence ATGAGCACACCGCCGCGTCGCCGGTGGGTGCTGCATGTCGATCTCGACCAGTTCATCGCCGCGGTCGAGGTGCTACGGCACCCTGAACTGCGGGGACTTCCGGTCGTCGTGGGCGGTCGCGGGGATCCCACCGAGCGTGCGGTGGTGTCGACGGCGTCGTACGAGGCGCGTGAATTCGGCGTCGGTTCGGGAATGCCGATGCGGATCGCAGCTCGGAAGATTCCCGACGCCGTGTTCCTGCCCGTCGACGCCGAGGCCTACACCGAGGTGTCGGGCGTCGTGATGGACACCTTGCGGAAGCTGGATGTCGTAGTGGAGGTGATGGGCTGGGACGAGGCGTTTCTCGGTGTCGAGACCGACGACCCGGAGGCCTTCGCGCGAGGTGTCCACGACGCCGTCCTCGACGCGACCGGGCTGCATTGCTCAGTCGGTATCGGCGACAACAAGTTACGCGCCAAGATCGCGACGGACTTCGGCAAACCGCAGGGCGTCTACCGGCTGACGGAGGAGAACTGGTTCGACGTCATGGGGGAGCGTCCCACCGACGCGTTGTGGGGGATCGGCAAGAAGACGGCGAAGAAGCTTGCCGCGCTGGGCATCGGCACCGTGCGGGAGTTGGCGGACGCGTCGGATCAGGAGTTGGCCGCGACCCTCGGTCCGACCATGGGTCCGTGGTACGCGCGGATCGGTCGCGGCATCGATCACTCCCCGGTTTCGGCCGAGCCGTGGGTGGCGCGGTCGCACAGCCGGGAGACGACGTTCCAGCAGAACCTCGCCGGGCGGGAGGCCGTCACCGAGGAGATCCGACGCCTCGCCGCCCGGGTCAGGGAGGACATCCTCGCGGAGAACCGGAAGGCGGTGCGGGTGGCGTTGAAGGTGCGCTATGCCCCGTTCGACACCCACACGACGAGCAAGCCGCTGCCCGAGCCGACATTCGATCCGGACGTGATCGCCGACGCGGCAGCAGCATTGGTCGACAGGCTCGACCTCGACCGGGAAGTACGACTCCTCGGCGTGCGGTTGGAGATGACCCCACCCACGTGA
- a CDS encoding plasmid pRiA4b ORF-3 family protein, producing MTASGKRRHLSVVPDVPMIVRPSERRGRRAVASYHLRVELDDVSPPIWRQFVVPSNLFLNELHPIVQTVMGWQDSHLHSWVGGEPPASERYEMRDSADEDYVNEDDEVREDRVRLDQVLAEPGELLSYLYDFGDGWEHTIVLERVETGGPAPTVTCLAGARACPPEDCGGPSGYDDLLKVLATPSHPGHHDAGAWVGPGFAPESFAADVVNRNLRLEAVIRDHGPVTDSKFAELLRRIPHQSAPHLFSLLEHAHLTDRLGDIKETQDKATLHLRWFLQRIGSDGITLTQAGYLPPAVVAEMRQTLPGFDDWPATSNRESDQRPVHLLREYAKTLGLVRKYKGKLVRTNLGTSMANDRFRLWCHLIDRLPLGSEQIEREAGYLVLFTLAAGTSSDERRDVVAEGLAALGWQTSDGTIVGREELFWIARPTITFLELTGAMVEGWVQRDQPMDPEWGRLFAQMVLSM from the coding sequence ATGACCGCTTCGGGTAAACGCCGACACCTGTCCGTCGTCCCCGACGTGCCGATGATCGTCCGGCCGTCGGAGAGGCGGGGTCGCCGCGCCGTCGCGAGCTACCACCTGCGCGTCGAACTCGACGACGTGTCTCCGCCGATCTGGCGTCAGTTCGTGGTGCCGTCGAACCTGTTCCTGAACGAGTTGCACCCGATCGTGCAGACGGTGATGGGCTGGCAGGACAGTCACCTGCATTCGTGGGTCGGCGGTGAGCCGCCCGCCTCGGAGCGGTACGAGATGCGCGACAGCGCCGACGAGGATTACGTCAACGAGGACGACGAGGTGCGCGAGGACAGGGTGCGGCTCGATCAGGTTCTGGCCGAACCCGGCGAGTTGCTGTCGTATCTGTACGACTTCGGGGACGGTTGGGAGCACACGATCGTGCTCGAGCGGGTCGAGACCGGCGGTCCGGCGCCGACCGTCACGTGCCTCGCCGGTGCCCGCGCCTGCCCGCCCGAGGATTGTGGCGGACCGAGCGGATACGACGACCTGTTGAAGGTCCTTGCGACGCCGTCACACCCCGGTCATCATGATGCCGGAGCGTGGGTGGGGCCGGGCTTCGCGCCCGAATCGTTCGCCGCCGACGTGGTGAACCGCAACCTCCGGTTGGAGGCCGTGATCCGCGACCACGGCCCGGTGACGGATTCGAAGTTCGCGGAACTGCTGCGCCGAATCCCGCATCAGTCTGCCCCGCATCTCTTTTCGCTTCTGGAGCACGCCCACCTCACCGACCGGCTAGGCGACATCAAGGAGACCCAGGACAAGGCGACCCTGCATCTGCGATGGTTCCTGCAGCGCATCGGGTCCGACGGCATCACCCTGACCCAGGCAGGCTATCTGCCACCCGCCGTGGTGGCGGAGATGCGGCAGACGCTGCCGGGATTCGATGATTGGCCCGCCACAAGCAACCGTGAGTCGGACCAGCGGCCCGTCCACCTGCTCCGCGAGTACGCCAAGACGCTCGGACTGGTCCGCAAGTACAAGGGAAAGCTGGTTCGGACGAATCTCGGGACTTCGATGGCGAACGACCGCTTCCGGTTGTGGTGTCATCTGATCGACCGCCTGCCGCTGGGGTCCGAGCAGATCGAGCGGGAGGCCGGATACCTCGTGCTCTTCACCCTCGCCGCCGGCACCTCGTCAGACGAACGCCGGGACGTGGTCGCCGAGGGACTCGCCGCCCTCGGCTGGCAGACGAGCGACGGCACCATCGTCGGCCGGGAAGAACTCTTCTGGATCGCCCGCCCCACGATCACCTTCCTCGAACTCACCGGCGCCATGGTCGAGGGCTGGGTCCAGCGCGACCAGCCGATGGACCCCGAGTGGGGTCGCCTCTTCGCACAGATGGTGCTGTCGATGTAG
- a CDS encoding serine/threonine-protein kinase: MPVSAVLAGRYQLRGVLGRGGMADVHDGWDLRLERPVAVKVLRPELTSVPDTRRRFEAEARLAATLNHPNVVAVHDCGEDAGVAYIVMERLPGRTLADEIAAGPLPEARVRSILADVLAAIGAAHLAGILHRDIKPGNVLFTATGAVKVADFGIAKSAASDHTATGQVLGTVAYLSPNRITGNPANPADDLYAVGVVGYEALAGHRPFAGDNILSLARAITDGAARPLREMRPDADPALVHTIERAMARDSRQRYADAQSMRAAVLGTPVPQTRAFTPSTTVHELPPEPPRPRRRTGLIIAAVAALLIAVVVGALAIASQNRDGTVSPATTTAVSPPPAPVSGPPSTVEVNPVAPVPPVNAPKPGPGNGNGNNGNGNNKTKDKEKDGN, from the coding sequence ATGCCCGTGTCCGCAGTTCTCGCAGGTCGGTACCAGTTGCGGGGAGTGCTGGGCCGCGGCGGGATGGCCGACGTCCACGACGGCTGGGACCTGCGCCTCGAGCGGCCGGTCGCGGTGAAGGTGCTGCGCCCGGAACTCACGTCCGTCCCCGACACCCGCCGGCGGTTCGAGGCCGAGGCGCGGCTGGCCGCCACGCTGAACCACCCGAACGTGGTCGCCGTCCACGACTGCGGTGAGGACGCCGGAGTGGCGTACATCGTGATGGAACGCCTGCCCGGACGGACCCTGGCCGACGAGATCGCCGCCGGACCCTTGCCCGAGGCGCGGGTGCGGTCGATCCTCGCCGACGTGCTCGCCGCCATCGGCGCCGCTCACTTAGCCGGGATCCTGCACCGCGACATCAAACCGGGAAACGTGCTGTTCACCGCGACCGGCGCGGTGAAGGTCGCCGACTTCGGCATCGCGAAGAGCGCGGCGTCCGACCACACGGCGACCGGACAGGTGCTGGGCACCGTCGCCTACCTCAGCCCCAATCGGATCACGGGGAACCCGGCAAATCCCGCCGACGACCTCTACGCAGTCGGGGTCGTCGGCTACGAAGCCCTCGCCGGGCACCGGCCGTTCGCCGGCGACAACATCCTCTCGCTCGCCCGTGCGATCACCGACGGCGCGGCCCGGCCCCTTCGCGAGATGCGTCCGGACGCCGACCCGGCCCTCGTGCACACGATCGAACGGGCGATGGCCCGCGATTCGCGGCAGCGGTACGCCGACGCCCAGTCGATGCGGGCCGCCGTCCTCGGAACGCCCGTCCCCCAGACGAGAGCATTCACGCCCAGCACAACCGTCCACGAACTACCGCCCGAGCCGCCGCGACCCCGCCGGCGGACCGGGCTGATCATCGCCGCCGTCGCCGCACTTCTGATCGCGGTCGTCGTCGGAGCGCTGGCCATCGCGTCGCAGAACCGGGACGGCACCGTAAGCCCGGCCACCACCACGGCCGTCAGTCCGCCGCCGGCACCCGTGTCTGGCCCGCCCAGCACCGTCGAGGTCAACCCGGTCGCACCCGTCCCGCCGGTGAACGCCCCGAAGCCAGGTCCGGGAAACGGCAACGGCAACAACGGGAATGGGAACAACAAGACCAAGGACAAGGAGAAGGACGGCAACTGA
- a CDS encoding LLM class flavin-dependent oxidoreductase: MTDYGRTLQFGVFVTPTVELLENTFELAALADETGLDFVAVQDHPYQAKFLDSFSLMGTLLARTERVRVFPDVACLPLRPPAVMAKAAASLDVMSGGRFELALGAGAFWDAIGAMGGDVRTPGQAATAVEEAVEVIRLMWSGERAVYSEGEHYRLAGVHPGPVPAHPIGIWLGVGGPRLLRALGRSADGWVPSSSYFPPDVLPGMHAKIDAGAADAGRDPSSIVRAYNIFGRVGDTPSDTLFHGTTEQWVSQLTDLVVETGMDTFVFGTDGDDPAQVSKFATDVAPAVRAAVDARRGVSAPA; this comes from the coding sequence ATGACCGATTATGGCAGAACCCTCCAGTTCGGCGTGTTCGTCACCCCTACGGTGGAGTTGCTGGAAAACACGTTCGAACTCGCCGCGCTCGCCGACGAGACCGGGCTCGATTTCGTCGCCGTTCAGGATCACCCGTATCAGGCGAAGTTCCTCGACTCCTTCTCGCTGATGGGCACCCTGCTCGCCCGGACCGAGCGGGTGCGCGTGTTTCCCGACGTCGCGTGCCTGCCGCTGCGTCCGCCCGCGGTGATGGCGAAGGCCGCGGCCAGTCTCGACGTGATGTCGGGCGGCCGGTTCGAACTGGCGTTGGGTGCGGGCGCCTTCTGGGATGCGATCGGGGCGATGGGTGGCGACGTTCGCACGCCCGGCCAGGCGGCGACGGCGGTCGAGGAGGCGGTCGAGGTGATTCGCCTCATGTGGTCCGGTGAGCGTGCCGTGTATTCCGAAGGTGAGCACTACCGCCTCGCCGGCGTGCATCCCGGGCCTGTCCCGGCGCATCCGATCGGGATCTGGCTCGGTGTCGGCGGGCCGCGCTTGCTGCGTGCGCTGGGCCGTTCCGCCGACGGATGGGTTCCGTCGAGCTCCTACTTCCCGCCGGACGTCCTGCCCGGCATGCACGCGAAGATCGACGCGGGCGCCGCGGACGCGGGCCGCGATCCGAGTTCGATCGTCCGCGCCTACAACATCTTCGGGCGGGTGGGCGACACTCCGTCGGACACGCTGTTCCACGGGACCACCGAGCAATGGGTGAGCCAACTGACGGATCTCGTGGTGGAGACGGGCATGGACACGTTCGTCTTCGGCACCGACGGCGACGACCCCGCGCAGGTCAGCAAGTTCGCGACCGACGTCGCGCCGGCCGTGCGTGCCGCCGTCGACGCGCGCCGCGGAGTGAGCGCCCCTGCGTGA
- a CDS encoding GNAT family N-acetyltransferase, with amino-acid sequence MTSEDTTAGSAPDVRDAPEHHRFEVRVDGELAGFTEYLDHENQRIFFHTEIGEQFAGRGLASALIRSALTETVGGGKRIVPICPFVARYLEKHDDFADDVDAVTPAAIEAVRHRQR; translated from the coding sequence ATGACATCCGAAGACACGACCGCCGGCTCCGCACCCGACGTCCGGGACGCGCCCGAACACCACCGCTTCGAAGTCCGTGTCGACGGTGAGCTGGCCGGGTTCACCGAGTACCTCGACCACGAGAATCAACGGATCTTCTTCCACACCGAGATCGGCGAACAGTTCGCGGGCCGCGGCCTGGCCAGCGCCCTGATCCGCAGCGCGCTGACGGAAACGGTCGGGGGCGGCAAGCGGATCGTGCCGATCTGCCCGTTCGTCGCCCGCTACCTCGAGAAGCACGACGACTTCGCCGACGACGTCGACGCCGTCACCCCGGCCGCGATCGAGGCGGTGCGGCACCGGCAGCGCTGA